From the Pontibaca methylaminivorans genome, the window TTGGAACCCGAGCGGCGGATTGAAGGCGCGCTCCAGCACATAAAGCCGCCCGTCGGGGCCGAAATCCGCGCCCACGGGAACGAAGCGCCCGCGCGGCGGCAGGGTGAAGGGCACGGACCATTCCCTGCCGTCCCAGCGGAAGACCGGGATCGCGCCGCTGGCGTCGCGCCATTCCTCGGGCATCGTGTAAAGACGGCCCCGGTCGTCGATCGCAAGCGATTCGAGCGAACCGTTCCGGGGCATCTCGCGGAACGCCGGAGGGCGGGGCAGCACATGGGCCTTGCTGTCGGGGCGATCATAGCGAACGACGCGCGTGCGCCCTTCGAAGGAGACGTAGATCGTGCCGTCCCCGGCGATGGCGAGTCCCTCCGAATCGGCCCCCGGGCCTTTCAGGCGCCTGCCGACCGCCGATTTCAGATGTGCGGGCTCGCCGGTCGCGATCGCGGCGATCCGGCCGTCTTCGCGGGTGACGCGCGTGCGCAGCAGCACGCCCTCGTCGCTCAGCACCGTCATTTCGATGCCGTCGGCCGATATGTCGATGCCCGACCAGCCGCCGAACCATGGCTCGTCGATCTGCCAGCGCGCACTGTGCAGATGCACCCCCGCCGGGTGGCCGGCGGCGGCGGGAACGCAGACGAGCGCAAGCGCGAGGATCAGTTTTGTTGCAGGACGGAAACGCATTGCGCGGGCAGGTCGGCGAGGGTGTATTCCCGCTTGGGCTGGGGTTTGGGCGCATTCGGATCAGGCGGCGGCGG encodes:
- a CDS encoding esterase-like activity of phytase family protein — protein: MRFRPATKLILALALVCVPAAAGHPAGVHLHSARWQIDEPWFGGWSGIDISADGIEMTVLSDEGVLLRTRVTREDGRIAAIATGEPAHLKSAVGRRLKGPGADSEGLAIAGDGTIYVSFEGRTRVVRYDRPDSKAHVLPRPPAFREMPRNGSLESLAIDDRGRLYTMPEEWRDASGAIPVFRWDGREWSVPFTLPPRGRFVPVGADFGPDGRLYVLERAFNPPLGFQSRLRRWRIDGDRPHDEETLLETATGTHDNLEGVAIWRDDRGRLRATMVSDDNFFFLQRTELVEYRLPD